One region of Thermococcus alcaliphilus genomic DNA includes:
- a CDS encoding GNAT family N-acetyltransferase, whose translation MSNLIIRKAQESDLTEIKSLMIELIETLESQEGIDENAVFENCKKLLTTPNAYLLVAELNGKVVGALHLNIRRTILHSAPSALIDELVVSKELRNQGIGRKLIKAAMELCKELRCAEIEVSTEISNLKAREFYKSMGFEEVGILLEMDLD comes from the coding sequence ATGAGCAATCTCATTATTAGAAAAGCCCAAGAGTCAGATTTGACTGAAATCAAAAGCCTCATGATAGAACTCATTGAAACTCTAGAAAGCCAAGAGGGCATAGATGAAAATGCTGTATTTGAGAACTGCAAAAAACTTCTAACGACTCCAAATGCATATTTACTAGTTGCAGAGTTGAACGGAAAGGTGGTAGGAGCTCTCCATTTAAACATCCGTAGAACAATTCTCCACTCTGCACCTTCTGCACTAATTGATGAACTCGTTGTATCTAAAGAACTTAGGAACCAAGGAATAGGAAGAAAATTGATAAAAGCCGCTATGGAACTATGTAAAGAGCTGAGATGCGCCGAGATTGAAGTGAGCACGGAGATTAGTAACCTCAAGGCGAGGGAATTCTACAAAAGCATGGGCTTCGAAGAGGTTGGAATCTTATTAGAAATGGATTTGGATTGA
- a CDS encoding PH domain-containing protein, whose protein sequence is MEEKLPKGILENLSPDEKVLYAIKKKFSLEAKPKWLVVTDRRIMYIDEKILGRYELTAIPYEKLEQVYVKVGKLYSEFLIKKEDGSEIRLQRMDKEEARKAIESIRDALNEVAVEPVSIERKKHLMSEEWTIHKPKEVVSRGIRMERGIKAPKSQEDPLEKLKKLKELHDMGVLSQEEYEEKRKKLLDQI, encoded by the coding sequence ATGGAAGAAAAGCTTCCAAAGGGAATCTTGGAAAATCTTTCTCCCGATGAGAAAGTCCTGTATGCTATAAAAAAGAAGTTCAGCCTAGAGGCCAAACCAAAATGGCTTGTTGTTACAGACAGGAGAATAATGTATATCGATGAGAAAATCCTGGGGAGGTATGAACTAACGGCCATCCCCTATGAGAAACTGGAGCAAGTGTACGTTAAAGTCGGCAAGCTGTATTCCGAGTTTCTGATTAAAAAGGAAGATGGTAGCGAGATTAGACTTCAAAGAATGGATAAGGAAGAAGCGAGAAAAGCTATAGAATCGATAAGGGATGCATTAAACGAAGTTGCGGTTGAACCAGTCTCAATCGAAAGGAAAAAGCATTTGATGAGCGAAGAGTGGACTATTCACAAGCCAAAGGAAGTTGTGAGTAGAGGCATACGTATGGAAAGAGGAATTAAAGCCCCTAAATCTCAAGAAGATCCTCTAGAAAAACTCAAAAAGCTTAAAGAGCTTCATGATATGGGAGTTCTTTCCCAAGAGGAATATGAAGAGAAACGTAAAAAGCTTCTTGATCAGATTTGA
- a CDS encoding class III signal peptide-containing protein: protein MKRKAQAAIEYLMMIAIVMIIIFVVVQLIRRTVLNAAQNIQNLTQSIIEELQKTKEEVSP, encoded by the coding sequence ATGAAAAGAAAGGCTCAGGCAGCTATAGAGTACTTAATGATGATAGCCATTGTCATGATTATAATCTTTGTTGTAGTTCAACTAATCAGAAGAACCGTTTTAAATGCTGCTCAGAACATTCAAAACCTCACTCAATCAATAATTGAGGAACTGCAAAAAACAAAAGAAGAAGTCAGCCCATGA
- a CDS encoding RNA ligase partner protein — MIRFVLDTSIFVNPDIRNKFGENPTEAMKKFLEYAERLFGRVEFYMPPGIYKEVTHFVELEEVSPDIELYIIKKPPNVHDIKIPAFVVYELIDDIRRRIDKGLRVAEKAVRESVIDTQNVDAIIQRLRRNYRRALREGIVDSKEDFELILLAKELDATIVSADIGILTWAQKMGIKWIDAARFKEVLDELVEKIG; from the coding sequence ATGATCCGCTTTGTGCTTGACACGAGCATCTTTGTTAATCCGGATATTAGAAATAAGTTTGGGGAAAACCCTACAGAGGCCATGAAAAAATTTTTAGAGTACGCGGAGAGGCTTTTTGGTAGGGTTGAATTCTACATGCCTCCGGGTATCTACAAAGAGGTAACTCATTTTGTTGAACTCGAAGAAGTTTCTCCCGATATTGAGCTTTATATAATCAAAAAGCCTCCCAACGTACATGACATTAAAATACCTGCTTTTGTCGTTTATGAACTCATTGACGATATTAGAAGGAGGATAGACAAAGGCCTTAGGGTTGCTGAAAAGGCTGTGAGAGAGAGTGTAATAGACACGCAAAATGTGGACGCAATAATCCAGAGACTTAGGAGAAACTACAGAAGGGCTCTACGAGAGGGAATTGTGGATAGTAAAGAAGATTTTGAGCTTATTCTTCTGGCTAAAGAACTTGATGCCACAATTGTTTCTGCAGATATTGGAATCTTAACGTGGGCTCAAAAGATGGGGATTAAGTGGATAGATGCGGCAAGGTTTAAGGAGGTTCTGGATGAACTCGTAGAAAAGATAGGGTAA
- a CDS encoding L-arabinose isomerase family protein produces the protein MKVGVAFGISELANPKAFEKKASEFLMKLANEFEIEGGAFVSSKSETREVNFKDVDVIVLYPLTGGTENALKEFAYYRKPVILFGDSFNNSIAAAIELREYFRDRLIPATLVKSFDELKAAILGYDDMKEMLSKFLNLRLGLIGRTSVWLINEKFELPYVHISLKKFYEYYESTTEAEGWKAIEEIIAKAKEIKEPQREDLVKAGRIYVALRKIIDDYNLDGFAIGCFEMLNKLKATPCLALAMFNAEGIPAACEGELNSLLGMVLIRKFFDKPAFMGNIADYGENHIILAHCTAPLIGNYILRSHFESGKGVGVAVSLPRGKASLLKIRGRKVVVAGVEVVEQEKSEHRCRTQMKLKIMEAKDFIDGTLGNHHLLAYVDSEELADLLSELGFEVMLY, from the coding sequence ATGAAAGTGGGAGTAGCCTTTGGAATTAGTGAACTGGCAAATCCAAAAGCCTTTGAAAAGAAAGCTTCCGAATTTCTAATGAAGCTTGCCAATGAGTTTGAAATTGAGGGAGGAGCGTTTGTATCCTCAAAGTCAGAAACAAGGGAAGTAAACTTCAAGGACGTTGATGTTATAGTTTTGTATCCCCTAACTGGAGGTACTGAAAATGCTCTCAAAGAGTTTGCATACTATAGAAAACCAGTAATCCTCTTTGGAGATTCATTTAATAACTCAATTGCTGCGGCAATAGAGCTTAGGGAGTATTTTAGGGACAGGTTAATCCCAGCAACGTTGGTGAAAAGCTTTGATGAGCTTAAAGCCGCTATCCTTGGTTATGATGACATGAAAGAGATGTTGAGTAAGTTCCTAAACCTTAGGTTGGGATTGATTGGAAGAACCTCCGTATGGCTTATAAATGAAAAGTTTGAGCTTCCTTATGTGCATATAAGCCTGAAGAAGTTCTACGAATACTACGAATCGACAACAGAAGCTGAAGGATGGAAAGCCATTGAAGAAATAATTGCAAAAGCCAAGGAAATCAAGGAACCTCAGAGAGAAGACCTCGTGAAAGCAGGTAGGATATATGTAGCCCTCAGAAAGATAATTGACGACTATAACTTGGATGGATTTGCAATAGGATGCTTTGAGATGCTGAACAAGCTTAAAGCTACTCCATGTTTAGCTCTGGCAATGTTTAACGCTGAAGGAATTCCTGCTGCGTGTGAGGGAGAACTAAACTCATTATTGGGGATGGTATTAATAAGGAAATTCTTTGATAAGCCTGCGTTTATGGGCAATATAGCAGACTATGGAGAAAATCATATAATATTGGCTCACTGTACAGCACCCTTGATAGGTAATTACATTCTTAGATCTCACTTTGAGAGCGGAAAGGGGGTTGGAGTAGCAGTAAGCCTTCCCAGAGGAAAAGCATCTCTCCTGAAAATTAGGGGTAGAAAAGTTGTAGTGGCAGGTGTTGAAGTTGTGGAACAGGAAAAGAGCGAGCACAGGTGCAGAACTCAAATGAAACTCAAAATCATGGAAGCAAAAGATTTCATCGATGGAACCCTTGGGAATCATCATCTCCTTGCGTATGTAGACAGTGAAGAGCTTGCTGATTTGCTAAGTGAGCTCGGCTTTGAAGTCATGCTTTATTAA